A single region of the Neotabrizicola shimadae genome encodes:
- a CDS encoding fatty acid desaturase family protein, which yields MTAMADPPHIRDYSLTGADTSRAKDAGLANADWYHTEVPRKAMKELMQRTDGPAIRDTLLWFALLAGSAWGGIAFWGTWGCVPFWVVYGVMYGSVCDSRWHECGHGTAFKTSWMNDVVYQIASFMVVRNPVSWRWSHARHHTDTIIVGRDPEVACKRPPNVFRLMMAYAGVLDMIDSVKVLARNAAGKLSDDEKDYIPASEWGKAIFAARVHMAIYVATVLAALIWQSWIPLMLIGLPRIYGCWHMLITGLIQHCGLAENVTDHRLNSRTVYMNPVSRWIYWNMNYHVEHHMFPMVPYHALPKLHELIKHDLPAPNPSIWDAYREAIPAVLRQAKDPEYAYRKPLPPTARPYKETVVHG from the coding sequence ATGACCGCAATGGCCGACCCGCCCCATATCCGCGACTATTCCCTGACCGGTGCGGACACTTCGCGCGCCAAGGACGCGGGCCTTGCCAACGCCGACTGGTACCACACCGAAGTACCGCGCAAGGCGATGAAGGAGCTGATGCAGCGCACGGACGGCCCGGCGATCCGCGACACGCTGCTGTGGTTCGCCCTGCTCGCCGGCAGCGCCTGGGGTGGCATCGCCTTCTGGGGCACCTGGGGATGCGTGCCGTTCTGGGTGGTCTATGGCGTAATGTACGGCTCGGTCTGCGACTCGCGCTGGCACGAATGCGGGCACGGCACCGCCTTCAAGACCAGCTGGATGAACGATGTGGTCTATCAGATCGCCAGCTTCATGGTGGTGCGCAACCCGGTCAGCTGGCGCTGGAGCCACGCCCGCCACCACACCGACACCATCATCGTCGGCCGCGACCCCGAGGTCGCCTGCAAGCGCCCGCCCAATGTCTTCCGCCTGATGATGGCCTATGCCGGCGTGCTGGACATGATCGATTCCGTCAAGGTTCTGGCCCGCAACGCCGCCGGAAAGCTCTCGGATGACGAAAAGGACTACATTCCAGCCAGCGAATGGGGCAAGGCAATCTTCGCCGCCCGTGTCCACATGGCGATCTATGTCGCGACCGTGCTCGCGGCGCTGATCTGGCAGTCCTGGATCCCGCTCATGCTCATCGGCCTGCCGCGCATCTATGGCTGCTGGCACATGCTGATCACCGGGCTGATCCAGCATTGCGGCCTGGCCGAAAACGTCACCGACCACCGCCTGAACAGCCGCACGGTCTACATGAACCCGGTCAGCCGGTGGATCTACTGGAACATGAACTATCACGTCGAACACCACATGTTCCCCATGGTCCCCTATCACGCGCTGCCAAAGCTGCACGAGCTGATCAAGCACGACCTGCCCGCGCCGAACCCCTCGATCTGGGATGCCTACCGCGAGGCGATCCCGGCGGTTCTGCGGCAGGCAAAGGATCCCGAATACGCCTATCGAAAGCCGCTGCCGCCCACGGCGCGGCCCTACAAGGAGACTGTTGTTCATGGCTGA
- a CDS encoding sugar phosphate isomerase/epimerase family protein — MMHAGIFTGYYPYGLKETAQRIQKQGFTTVQLDLHFKDVDLGPGQITAAKAKLVRDTFRDHNLPICCISGYTNIVHPDKEERARRVGYLKEIIRNARAFGTPYVISETGTFNTESDWVHHPKNKTEEGFEDCRKVIADLAQTAYDHGAVFLLETYVNNVVGSVEETVRMFAQVDHPGLGLLMDPTNYFETHNIDRMDQILNQVFDTLTQHIKIAHAKDVKRSGDDKSEKHADIGDEDALESHTFRGVGEIELPAPGLGSLNYDLYLKRLSEKHPNIPVIIEHLDESDIPRAKAFLDGKFKANGL; from the coding sequence ATGATGCACGCAGGCATCTTCACCGGTTACTACCCCTATGGCCTGAAGGAAACCGCGCAGCGGATCCAGAAACAGGGCTTCACCACGGTCCAGCTGGACCTGCATTTCAAGGATGTCGACCTTGGCCCCGGCCAGATCACGGCCGCCAAGGCCAAGCTGGTGCGCGACACGTTCCGCGACCACAACCTGCCGATCTGCTGCATCTCGGGCTATACGAACATCGTCCACCCCGACAAGGAAGAGCGGGCGCGGCGCGTGGGATATCTGAAAGAGATCATCCGCAACGCCCGCGCCTTCGGCACACCCTATGTCATCTCGGAAACCGGGACCTTCAACACCGAAAGCGACTGGGTCCACCATCCGAAGAACAAGACGGAAGAGGGCTTCGAGGATTGCCGCAAGGTGATCGCCGATCTGGCGCAGACCGCCTATGACCATGGCGCGGTGTTCCTGCTGGAAACCTACGTCAACAACGTGGTGGGTTCGGTCGAAGAGACGGTGAGGATGTTCGCGCAGGTGGACCATCCGGGCCTGGGCCTCCTGATGGACCCGACCAACTACTTCGAGACCCACAACATCGACCGCATGGACCAGATCCTGAACCAGGTCTTCGACACGCTGACCCAGCATATCAAGATCGCCCATGCCAAGGATGTGAAGCGGTCGGGCGACGACAAGAGCGAAAAGCACGCCGACATCGGCGACGAGGACGCGCTGGAATCCCACACCTTCCGCGGCGTGGGCGAGATCGAGCTTCCGGCGCCCGGCCTAGGCTCGCTGAACTATGACCTGTATCTGAAGCGGCTGTCGGAAAAGCACCCGAACATCCCGGTCATCATCGAACACCTCGACGAAAGCGACATTCCGCGCGCCAAGGCGTTCCTGGACGGCAAGTTCAAGGCCAACGGCCTGTGA
- a CDS encoding aldose 1-epimerase family protein, with translation MPELYGQTLSARALAERGGSLAAFAGVRLVTLADGLERGVRMLEFRTGTGLRFTVMVDRAMDIAEVEHKGRAIGWHSPTGFRNPALFEPEGEDGLGLMRSFTGFLVTCGLDHILGSETVPALNYNYPRRSIAPQGLHGRVSQIPARLTGYGETWHGDRCVLWAEGVVVQAALFGEVLHLHRRIEAEVGGNEIRLTDRVVNAGFAVTPHMFFYHVNLGYPLLDEGSRYLAPIRDVIWAAHTGRYRDQGVGYRNMSGPRMGFAEQVWAHDMAADAAGEVRVALLNDRLALGLEMTTRADQLPCAYQWQNLQAGQYVLGIEPSTHHVLGNTAARDRGEMIWLRPGETRDYQARFTVLDGTEATAAAEARIRAIHGQPADDYPAPSGHFPPLTGRWQPDT, from the coding sequence ATGCCCGAGCTTTACGGCCAGACCCTTTCCGCCCGCGCGCTGGCTGAACGCGGCGGCAGCCTCGCAGCCTTTGCCGGCGTGCGGCTGGTGACGCTGGCCGACGGGCTGGAACGCGGCGTCCGGATGCTGGAGTTCCGCACCGGAACCGGGCTGCGCTTCACCGTCATGGTGGACCGGGCGATGGACATCGCCGAAGTCGAACACAAGGGCCGCGCCATCGGCTGGCATTCACCCACCGGCTTCCGCAACCCCGCGCTTTTCGAGCCAGAGGGCGAGGACGGGCTGGGCCTGATGCGGTCGTTCACCGGCTTCCTTGTCACCTGCGGGCTGGATCACATCCTGGGTTCGGAAACCGTGCCGGCGCTGAACTACAACTACCCCCGCCGGTCCATCGCGCCGCAGGGCCTGCATGGCCGGGTCAGCCAGATCCCGGCGCGCCTGACCGGCTATGGCGAAACCTGGCACGGCGACCGCTGCGTCCTCTGGGCCGAAGGCGTGGTGGTCCAGGCGGCGCTGTTCGGCGAGGTGCTGCACCTGCACCGCCGGATCGAGGCCGAGGTGGGCGGCAACGAAATCCGCCTGACCGACCGGGTGGTGAACGCAGGCTTCGCGGTCACGCCGCACATGTTCTTCTACCACGTAAACCTCGGCTACCCGCTGTTGGACGAAGGCAGCCGCTACCTCGCCCCCATCCGCGATGTGATCTGGGCCGCCCATACCGGCCGCTACCGCGACCAGGGCGTCGGCTACCGCAACATGTCCGGCCCCCGCATGGGCTTTGCCGAACAGGTCTGGGCGCATGACATGGCCGCCGATGCCGCGGGCGAGGTCCGCGTGGCCCTGCTGAACGACCGTCTGGCCCTGGGTCTGGAAATGACCACCCGCGCCGACCAGTTGCCCTGTGCCTATCAATGGCAGAACCTTCAGGCCGGCCAGTATGTGCTGGGCATCGAGCCGTCAACCCACCACGTCCTGGGCAACACCGCCGCGCGCGACCGGGGCGAGATGATCTGGCTGCGCCCCGGCGAGACGCGCGACTATCAGGCCCGCTTCACCGTGCTGGATGGGACAGAAGCCACCGCCGCGGCCGAGGCGCGCATCCGCGCCATCCACGGCCAGCCGGCCGATGACTATCCGGCCCCCTCGGGCCATTTCCCGCCCCTGACCGGGCGCTGGCAACCCGACACCTGA